The genomic stretch TGCATGGCAGAGGCCATCGCGTCCTGGGTGTAGGCCTCGCTGCTTTCACCCAGCCAGTTTGATTTGTAATCCAGCAGGTAATAGCGCCCTTCGTGGCGGAAAACCAGGTCGATAAAGCCTTTGAGCATCCCCTGTACCTGGCGGAAATTCAGCGGCGGGCACCCGGCAGATAACGGATCGTACTCGCGGATCAGCGCATCAAGCGCCTCGGCCCTGAGCGGGCTGGCGATGGGGAGATAAAACTCCATCTCCACCTGCTTATCTTTGGCGGTCAACTGGTTCAGGGAGATCCCCTGCGTCGTGAGCGGCGCGTTCAGTACCGCGCGGATCCAGTCGGTAAGAACCGGCTGCCACTGTGCGTCGTAACCACCGCTCTGTAACATCTTCAGCACCCACTCTTCGGATACCGGCTGGGTAAAATCCAGCTCTTCAAACAGGCTGTGCAAAAACGTGCCCGGCGAGGCGCCACGCGGGAACTGGTGCGGCGTAAGCACCGGCTCAGCGGGTACGCTACCGGCTCCTGCGGCGTCCACGTCCAGTTTTGGCATCAGATCCTGCGCAATACTCTGCCCGTGCTGTTGTAGACCGGAGTAGCTGGTGACGCGCCAGTCGTCGGCAATGGTACGCACAACCTTGCGGGCATGGAGCTCTGACTCACGCAGCTCCGGCATCTGCCAGCGGCTGTTGTCGGGCTGCGACGGAATATGCAGGGCAATATGCTCCGTGCAAAGCGATGCGATGCACTGGCGCAGGCCCGCCGCGTCTTTGGGTTCGCCGTGCTGAATAAGCCGCCCCAGCGCGCTCAGATGAAAATCGCTCTCCCCGGTCTTTTCGCCACGGCGACGGAACAGCGGCGCAACGCCCAGGCTGCAGTGCCAGACCGAACGGGTCAGCGCCACGTAAAGCAGGCGCAGGTCTTCCGCCAGACGCTCGGCTTCGGCCAGCTCAACGCTGGACTCCGCGTTGCTGAGATCGAGCACCGCCTCAAAAGACTCGCGATCGTGGTAAAAGGCCTGATCCTGCACGCGATAATTGGCGATAAACGGCAGCCAGACCAGCGGATATTCCAGGCCTTTCGACTTGTGAATGGTGACGATCTGCACCAGATGTTTATCACTCTCAAGGCGCATCTGCTGGCTGGACGAATTACTGTTTGGGTCGGCAATCTGCTGCGCCAGCCAGCGCACCAGGGCGTGTTCGCTCTCCAGCTGCGTACCGGCTTCCTGCAGCAGTTCGCTGATATGTAAAATATCGGTCAAACGGCGCTCGCCGCCTGCTGTCGCCAGCATATTCTCCGCAATGCGGCGCTGCGCCATGAGCTCGCGCACCATCGCCATGACTCCACGCTTCTGCCATTTTTCGCGGTAGCGAACAAACTCTTCTACCACGGCATCCCACGCGGCTTCGTCATTGTTGAGCGCATCGATATCCCGCGCGTTCAGCCCGAGCATCGCGCTCGCCAGTGCGCTACGCAGCGTGCTTTCCCGCTCCGGAGCCAGCACGGCCTGCAGCAGCCATAGCATCTCCTGCGCTTCCAGCGTTTCAAAGACGCTGTCGCGGTTTGAGAGGTAGACGGAGGGAATATTTAGTAACGTCAGGGCGTCGCGGATGAGCGCGGCCTCCTGACGGCTGCGCACCAGCACCGTGATATCAGATGCCTTTACCGGGGCAGGTTTATCCCCCTTCCACAGCAGCGCTTTACCGTGCGCGCCCGCGCTGAGCCAGTCGCGGATTTGTGCGGCACAGTGCTGGGCCATGGCATTTTGATAGTCGGCAACGCCGCAGCCTTCCCCGTCCAGCAGCCAGAAGTTCATGGCAGGCTGCGTCTCGCCGTTGAACTCGAAGCGCAACGAGGCATTTTTCTCGGCGAAC from Enterobacter dykesii encodes the following:
- the recB gene encoding exodeoxyribonuclease V subunit beta, which encodes MTDTAESLDPLRLPLQGERLIEASAGTGKTFTIAALYLRLLLGLGGNAAFPRPLSVEELLVVTFTEAATAELRGRIRSNIHELRIACLRQSTDNPLYASLLEEIADKQQAAQWLLLAERQMDEASVFTIHGFCQRMLSLNAFESGMLFEQQLIEDESVLRYQACADFWRRHCYPLQRDIAEAVHALWKGPEALLRAIDRYLQGEAPVIKSPPPADETLASRHEKIIARIADIKQKWIESVGEIDAIIENSGIDRRKFNRGNQGKWIDKISAWAQEETRGYQLPDALEKFSRRFLVERTKADGIVPEHPLFVAIETLLAEPLTLNDLMITRAMTEIRDAVAREKRRRGELGFDDMLSRLDAALCSENGEALAAAIRTRFPVAMIDEFQDTDPQQYRIFRRIWRQQPGTALLLIGDPKQAIYAFRGADIFTYMKARSEVDAHYTLDINWRSSPGMVESVNALFSRMDTAFMFREIPFQPVKFAEKNASLRFEFNGETQPAMNFWLLDGEGCGVADYQNAMAQHCAAQIRDWLSAGAHGKALLWKGDKPAPVKASDITVLVRSRQEAALIRDALTLLNIPSVYLSNRDSVFETLEAQEMLWLLQAVLAPERESTLRSALASAMLGLNARDIDALNNDEAAWDAVVEEFVRYREKWQKRGVMAMVRELMAQRRIAENMLATAGGERRLTDILHISELLQEAGTQLESEHALVRWLAQQIADPNSNSSSQQMRLESDKHLVQIVTIHKSKGLEYPLVWLPFIANYRVQDQAFYHDRESFEAVLDLSNAESSVELAEAERLAEDLRLLYVALTRSVWHCSLGVAPLFRRRGEKTGESDFHLSALGRLIQHGEPKDAAGLRQCIASLCTEHIALHIPSQPDNSRWQMPELRESELHARKVVRTIADDWRVTSYSGLQQHGQSIAQDLMPKLDVDAAGAGSVPAEPVLTPHQFPRGASPGTFLHSLFEELDFTQPVSEEWVLKMLQSGGYDAQWQPVLTDWIRAVLNAPLTTQGISLNQLTAKDKQVEMEFYLPIASPLRAEALDALIREYDPLSAGCPPLNFRQVQGMLKGFIDLVFRHEGRYYLLDYKSNWLGESSEAYTQDAMASAMQMHRYDLQYQLYTLALHRYLRHRMADYRYETHFGGVIYLFLRGVDANDPRSGVFSTRPSAELIEKMDNLFAASTEEVA